A segment of the Fibrobacter sp. UBA4297 genome:
ATTCCGACAACCTCATCCTCGTGGGTAGCCCGGGATGGTCCAGCCAGCCGAATGCTTGCGCTTCCGCAGGCATCAACGACAAGAACTATGGTTGTACGCTCCATTTCTATGCTGCAACTCACTATATGGGCGATGGCGGTTACAACAAGGCTGCAGAAACGGCTATGGCTGCAGGCGTGCCTGTGTTTGCTACCGAATGGGGTACCGTCAATGCTAACGGTGATGGCCAGCCGGATGAAGGCTCCAGCAACAAGTGGGTAGAATGGATGGCTCAGAAGGGCGTGTCCTGGACGAACTGGAACGCTTCTGCTATGAACGAAACTTCTGCTGCATTTGCTAATGCCGTGTTCGAAAACGGTTTCACCTACACCAATTCTGGTAAGTACGTCAAGAGCAAGCTCGGTGGCGCATCTTATAAGGATTGCGGCCTCCAGAATGGTGATGCCGAAGAAGAATCCGGCTTCTCTACGGGCGTTGCAAACGGTACATCGACTTCTATCCTAGATGACATGGAAGATGGCGACCGTTATGGTTACCTCGGTGGTGCTTGGGCTGCTGTCGAAGACCAGGAAAATGGTGGTGCAAGCTCTATTTCTAACGAAAAGATTGAAGATGACTTTGGCAATACGACCTATAAGGTTGTCTATCCGGTCAGCGGCGACAACAAGAATACCTCCAAGTATGTTGCTGCCCTTAAGGATGTCAAGATCGGTAAGGGTTCCCTTAGTTATGGTCCGTACATCAAGATGTTCCTCACGCTTTTGAAGGAACCGGCAAAGGATTCCCCGAAGGCTTATGCAGACTTCGCCAAGTGCAAGACCATCAAGTACAAGTACAAGGGAGCTAGCCACAACTTCGCAATTGAAACGACCGATGTTACCGACTACAACTATCACCGCGTGAACAAGGACGCTTCTGAAGGTTGGAAGGAAGTCGAAATTACGACGGACATGTTGAAGCAGGAAACATGGGGTGACGATTCTCGCTCCAAGCCGATCAAGATGGAAAACGCAACTCGTCTTTCTTGGGAAATCAAGGGCCTCGAAAAGGTTCCGGACGAAATGAACCAGCCCAAGTATCCGTACCTCTATGTGGATGACGTGAAGTGCGACGGTCTTTCCTTCACTGCTGTTAGCGGTAGTGCTAGCGAAACTCCGAAGTCTTCTTCTAGTGCTGCAGTTGGTCAGAGCTCTTCTTCTGTTGTTGCTGGTTCTTCTAGCAGCGCAAAGGCAACTTCTTCTTCTAGCGCCGTTATCCTCCCGCCGGCATCTTCTGCAACAGGTAAGACTGTTGTCGATATCGACGACGTTGAAGATCTTGATGAAGTTCTCAAGACTACGGGTACCTGGTATGCTTACACGGATAAGGAACCGGGTGGAAAGTCCTCTATTTCTAACGTCTATGATCAGAAACTTGGTGGTTATGTGGTCGCTTTCCCGGGTACTGAAGATCCGACGAATGGCACTAAGGGCTTTGTGGGCTTGAAGGACATCAATTGGGATCAGGGAACCTATACGGAAGCTCCGTTTGTTGCACTCGGCCTCAATACCAATGC
Coding sequences within it:
- a CDS encoding cellulase family glycosylhydrolase, encoding MKKVFALLTCAAVTSAMAVTASRVGPVSTYGELVANGGKLSGSCPEYSQKAVQVKGMSLFWSSGNTYSTDFYSEKGINRLVDDMGIEVVRFALGAADEKFNSSGRSYTTGGEGFQKALLKSVVNAAVDKDIYVIIDWHIESSDGFTNDAVKFFEYAAKEYGKYNNVIFEIWNEPTGSMDAVKQHADQVIPVIRKYSDNLILVGSPGWSSQPNACASAGINDKNYGCTLHFYAATHYMGDGGYNKAAETAMAAGVPVFATEWGTVNANGDGQPDEGSSNKWVEWMAQKGVSWTNWNASAMNETSAAFANAVFENGFTYTNSGKYVKSKLGGASYKDCGLQNGDAEEESGFSTGVANGTSTSILDDMEDGDRYGYLGGAWAAVEDQENGGASSISNEKIEDDFGNTTYKVVYPVSGDNKNTSKYVAALKDVKIGKGSLSYGPYIKMFLTLLKEPAKDSPKAYADFAKCKTIKYKYKGASHNFAIETTDVTDYNYHRVNKDASEGWKEVEITTDMLKQETWGDDSRSKPIKMENATRLSWEIKGLEKVPDEMNQPKYPYLYVDDVKCDGLSFTAVSGSASETPKSSSSAAVGQSSSSVVAGSSSSAKATSSSSAVILPPASSATGKTVVDIDDVEDLDEVLKTTGTWYAYTDKEPGGKSSISNVYDQKLGGYVVAFPGTEDPTNGTKGFVGLKDINWDQGTYTEAPFVALGLNTNADTSKGIDLSKCGAISYRYKGSAHTFKVQDGSVTDYAYHEYPLDDSQVWKTMTILIDDIAQPNWTQDPKDLNWGAIKKMAWEVVGYKGIVYQPAINYLYVDDLKCVEVPKVGFKTVARAASGIKVGVKGDMLNVNFNKAGTARIQVFDMMGHVVDSRIANVSAGANQFSLKNMANGNYVVRVMMNGAAKTARIFIK